One window of the Arvicanthis niloticus isolate mArvNil1 chromosome 23, mArvNil1.pat.X, whole genome shotgun sequence genome contains the following:
- the LOC143436995 gene encoding acyl-coenzyme A thioesterase 2, mitochondrial-like isoform X2, protein MVASSFTVLRASRLCQWGWKSWARLSGPPMLSTDGRTTWARTNATLSLEPAGRSCWDEPLSIAVRGLAPEQPVTLRAALRDEKGALFRAHARYRADAAGELDLARAPALGGSFAGLEPMGLLWAMEPDRPHWRLVKRDVQTPFVVELEVLDGHEPDGGRLLARAVHERHFMAPGVRRVPVREGRVRATLFLPPEPGPFPGIIDLFGVGGGLLEYRASLLAGKGFAVMALAYYNYDDLPKSMETMRMEYFEEAMNYLRSHPEVKGPGIGLLGISKGGELGLAMASFLKGITAAVVINGSVAAVGNTIYYKDETVPPVTILKNRVKVRMTTTGRVSSMPMRSPNACRPMGRRSPRSSATQKQGTILSLLTSHCAALACTSWWVPISPLEGSLSPMPWPSWMHGSNSRLSSTNSWVVRVRECPLKYNLLYGGLGEPQIYYQNVSSD, encoded by the exons ATGGTGGCCTCGTCTTTCACTGTCCTAAGAGCAAGCAGGTTGTGCCAATGGGGTTGGAAGAGCTGGGCGCGGCTGTCAGGACCTCCGATGCTTAGCACCGATGGCCGGACTACTTGGGCGCGGACAAATGCGACACTGAGCCTGGAGCCCGCGGGCCGCAGCTGCTGGGACGAGCCGCTGAGCATCGCCGTGCGCGGCCTGGCCCCCGAGCAGCCCGTCACGCTGCGCGCCGCCCTGCGCGACGAGAAGGGCGCGCTCTTCCGAGCCCACGCGCGCTACCGCGCCGACGCCGCGGGAGAGCTGGACCTGGCGCGCGCGCCCGCGCTGGGCGGCAGCTTCGCGGGGCTCGAGCCCATGGGGCTGCTCTGGGCCATGGAGCCCGACCGGCCTCACTGGCGCCTGGTCAAGCGCGACGTGCAGACGCCCTTCGTGGTGGAGCTGGAGGTGCTGGACGGACACGAGCCCGACGGCGGGCGGCTGCTGGCGCGGGCGGTGCACGAGCGTCACTTCATGGCTCCCGGGGTGCGGCGCGTGCCCGTGCGCGAGGGCCGTGTGCGCGCCACCCTTTTCCTGCCCCCAG AACCTGGGCCCTTTCCTGGAATCATAGACCTTTTCGGAGTTGGAGGGGGCCTTCTGGAGTATCGGGCGAGTCTGCTGGCTGGGAAGGGCTTTGCCGTTATGGCTCTTGCTTATTACAACTACGACGACCTCCCCAAGAGTATGGAAACCATGCGCATGGAGTACTTTGAAGAAGCCATGAACTACCTGCGTAGCCACCCTGAG GTAAAAGGACCAGGAATTGGGCTGCTTGGCATTTCCAAAGGGGGCGAACTTGGCCTTGCTATGGCCTCCTTCCTGAAGGGCATCACGGCCGCTGTTGTCATCAATGGCTCCGTGGCTGCTGTTGGGAACACCATATACTACAAGGATGAGACCGTACCTCCTGTGACTATCCTGAAAAATCGAGTCAA GGTCAGGATGACCACAACTGGAAGAGTGAGTTCTATGCCAATGAGATCTCCAAACGCCTGCAGGCCCATGGGAAGGAGAAGCCCCAGATCATCTGCTACCCAGAAGCAGGGCACTATATTGAGCCTccttacttcccactgtgcagCGCTGGCATGCACCTCCTGGTGGGTGCCAATATCACCTTTGGAGGGGAGCCTAAGCCCCATGCCATGGCCCAGCTGGATGCATGGCAGCAACTCCAGACTTTCTTCCACAAACAGTTGGGTAGTAAGAGTTAGGGAGTGTCCCCTAAAATATAACCTATTATATGGTGGTTTGGGGGAACCTCAAATATATTATCAGAATGTCAGTTCAGATTAG
- the LOC143436583 gene encoding large ribosomal subunit protein eL39-like: HRVLPAGASAVRHHLPSPASLQSSHKTFTVKRFLTKKQKQNHAIPQWIPVKTGNKLRYNSERRHQRRTKLGL; this comes from the coding sequence CATCGTGTTCTTCCAGCTGGAGCCTCTGCCGTCCGgcaccatctccccagcccggCTTCTCTCCAGTCTTCTCACAAGACTTTCACAGTCAAGAGATTCCTgaccaagaaacaaaagcaaaatcatgCTATTCCTCAATGGATTCCAGTGAAAACTGGTAACAAACTCAGGTACAACTCTGAGAGAAGACACCAGAGGAGGACGAAGCTGGGTCTGTAA
- the LOC143436995 gene encoding acyl-coenzyme A thioesterase 2, mitochondrial-like isoform X1, whose protein sequence is MVASSFTVLRASRLCQWGWKSWARLSGPPMLSTDGRTTWARTNATLSLEPAGRSCWDEPLSIAVRGLAPEQPVTLRAALRDEKGALFRAHARYRADAAGELDLARAPALGGSFAGLEPMGLLWAMEPDRPHWRLVKRDVQTPFVVELEVLDGHEPDGGRLLARAVHERHFMAPGVRRVPVREGRVRATLFLPPEPGPFPGIIDLFGVGGGLLEYRASLLAGKGFAVMALAYYNYDDLPKSMETMRMEYFEEAMNYLRSHPEVKGPGIGLLGISKGGELGLAMASFLKGITAAVVINGSVAAVGNTIYYKDETVPPVTILKNRVKMAKDGLKDVVEALQSPLVEQKSFIPVERSDTTFLFLVGQDDHNWKSEFYANEISKRLQAHGKEKPQIICYPEAGHYIEPPYFPLCSAGMHLLVGANITFGGEPKPHAMAQLDAWQQLQTFFHKQLGSKS, encoded by the exons ATGGTGGCCTCGTCTTTCACTGTCCTAAGAGCAAGCAGGTTGTGCCAATGGGGTTGGAAGAGCTGGGCGCGGCTGTCAGGACCTCCGATGCTTAGCACCGATGGCCGGACTACTTGGGCGCGGACAAATGCGACACTGAGCCTGGAGCCCGCGGGCCGCAGCTGCTGGGACGAGCCGCTGAGCATCGCCGTGCGCGGCCTGGCCCCCGAGCAGCCCGTCACGCTGCGCGCCGCCCTGCGCGACGAGAAGGGCGCGCTCTTCCGAGCCCACGCGCGCTACCGCGCCGACGCCGCGGGAGAGCTGGACCTGGCGCGCGCGCCCGCGCTGGGCGGCAGCTTCGCGGGGCTCGAGCCCATGGGGCTGCTCTGGGCCATGGAGCCCGACCGGCCTCACTGGCGCCTGGTCAAGCGCGACGTGCAGACGCCCTTCGTGGTGGAGCTGGAGGTGCTGGACGGACACGAGCCCGACGGCGGGCGGCTGCTGGCGCGGGCGGTGCACGAGCGTCACTTCATGGCTCCCGGGGTGCGGCGCGTGCCCGTGCGCGAGGGCCGTGTGCGCGCCACCCTTTTCCTGCCCCCAG AACCTGGGCCCTTTCCTGGAATCATAGACCTTTTCGGAGTTGGAGGGGGCCTTCTGGAGTATCGGGCGAGTCTGCTGGCTGGGAAGGGCTTTGCCGTTATGGCTCTTGCTTATTACAACTACGACGACCTCCCCAAGAGTATGGAAACCATGCGCATGGAGTACTTTGAAGAAGCCATGAACTACCTGCGTAGCCACCCTGAG GTAAAAGGACCAGGAATTGGGCTGCTTGGCATTTCCAAAGGGGGCGAACTTGGCCTTGCTATGGCCTCCTTCCTGAAGGGCATCACGGCCGCTGTTGTCATCAATGGCTCCGTGGCTGCTGTTGGGAACACCATATACTACAAGGATGAGACCGTACCTCCTGTGACTATCCTGAAAAATCGAGTCAAAATGGCCAAAGATGGTCTCAAGGATGTTGTGGAAGCTCTGCAAAGCCCTCtggtagaacagaagagcttcaTCCCTGTGGAAAGGTCTGACACGACCTTCCTGTTCCTCGTTGGTCAGGATGACCACAACTGGAAGAGTGAGTTCTATGCCAATGAGATCTCCAAACGCCTGCAGGCCCATGGGAAGGAGAAGCCCCAGATCATCTGCTACCCAGAAGCAGGGCACTATATTGAGCCTccttacttcccactgtgcagCGCTGGCATGCACCTCCTGGTGGGTGCCAATATCACCTTTGGAGGGGAGCCTAAGCCCCATGCCATGGCCCAGCTGGATGCATGGCAGCAACTCCAGACTTTCTTCCACAAACAGTTGGGTAGTAAGAGTTAG